The following coding sequences lie in one Haematobia irritans isolate KBUSLIRL chromosome 3, ASM5000362v1, whole genome shotgun sequence genomic window:
- the LOC142228057 gene encoding uncharacterized protein LOC142228057, translated as MPEKEFINQNTNAVPNISNGTRKSKEKKKKRRDKSDLGPDFVAPDGGWGWVVCIAAGLSNFSLFPPLQQYGFIYRDRMQKFGFDAKEITTIFNVEMALSSIVGLVNGAMFRRFTFRQVGAFGGLMAFVGVLLSAFCDTFVQYLICYSAIYGIGLGLCMSSTSLAVNTYFKTKRRKATGFSWTLTGLGPIIFPHISLLLMAHYGSQGSILVYAAIVLNSFLCALTLQPVLWHSPKRPSAVNQPLSKTTHIDIEPNYKCKYCQYQSIRKRSIFSSQYIFNEDDPEKPGFEITEPGTPMMARANDGWYGSKLSLAEKNAVRYKNQRYRRRISKQVSFENTKETLANEENSLFKPNYFNRERDELDRYASKTSVYSKSAAGGEYQCTCIEEKLLMQTPFQDGKSAEMGNEDSLADGRVSLWQKVVVFFDLDLLKDFTFVNLAAGVSIMTFGEINFSILTPFILNSFGYSDTQISRAMSLLAVVDISVRFLGPFVLEKVKLPNQVLFGFGIVTISTGRLIVAITDSYLIVVLAFALIGFGKGFRTIFSPLIIPSYVPLKRLPAASGLQLIFHTITYFLLGPLLGLMTDNFGYGYTIHGINSLSCFALVVWVFEFMLRRRHQKSSK; from the exons ATGCCGGAAAAAGAATTTATTAACCAGAATACCAACGCAGTACCAAATATTTCCAATGGAACACGGAAAAGTAAAGAGAAAAAGAAGAAGCGCAGAGACAAAAGTGACTTGGGTCCAGACTTTGTAGCCCCAGATGGTGGTTGGGGTTGGGTAGTCTGTATAGCAGCTGGTCTAAGTAAT ttttcccTATTTCCACCACTTCAACAATATGGATTCATCTACAGAGATCGaatgcagaaatttggatttgatGCCAAAGAGATTACAACGATTTTTAATGTGGAAATGGCTCTATCTTCCATTGTGGGTCTTGTAAATGGTGCCATGTTTCGCAGATTCACATTCCGACAGGTGGGAGCTTTTGGAGGATTAATGGCTTTCGTCGGAGTTTTGCTATCAGCATTTTGTGATACATTTGTTCAGTACTTGATATGCTACTCAGCAATTTATG GTATTGGTCTGGGGCTTTGTATGTCTTCAACTTCCCTGGCCGTTAATACATATTTCAAAACCAAACGAAGAAAAGCAACGGGTTTCTCATGGACTTTGACTGGTTTGGGACCAATTATTTTTCCTCATATATCCCTATTACTAATGGCTCACTATGGATCTCAAGGTTCCATATTGGTGTATGCAGCCATCGTGCTAAATTCTTTCTTATGTGCATTGACTTTGCAACCGGTATTATGGCACTCCCCGAAACGTCCCTCTGCAGTTAATCAGCCCCTATCGAAAACAACACACATCGATATAGAGCCGAATTACAAATGCAAATACTGTCAATACCAGAGCATTCGGAAACGAAGCATTTTCTCCTCGCAGTATATATTCAATGAAGATGATCCTGAAAAACCAGGATTCGAAATTACCGAACCTGGGACGCCTATGATGGCTCGAGCAAATGACGGTTGGTACGGTTCAAAACTATCGTTAGCCGAAAAGAATGCTGTGCGCTACAAGAATCAGCGCTACCGAAGGCGTATCAGCAAGCAAGTTAGTTTTGAAAATACCAAAGAGACACTTGCAAATGAAGAAAACTCTCTCTTCAAACCGAATTATTTCAATCGCGAAAGAGATGAATTGGATCGTTATGCGAGTAAAACCAGTGTTTATTCCAAATCGGCCGCTGGTGGCGAATATCAGTGTACATGTATTGAAGAAAAGCTTCTAATGCAAACTCCATTTCAGGATGGGAAAAGCGCAGAAATGGGAAATGAGGATAGTCTCGCAGATGGTCGAGTCTCATTATGGCAAAAAGTTGTAGTGTTCTTCGATTTAGATCTCTTGAAGGATTTCACTTTTGTTAATTTAGCGGCAGGCGTCAGCATAATGACATTTGGCGAAATCAATTTCTCCATTTTGACGCCATTTATTCTCAATAGCTTTGGCTACAGTGACACACAGATATCCAGAGCAATGTCACTATTGGCTGTGGTGGATATTTCGGTGCGTTTCTTAGGTCCTTTTGTCTTGGAGAAAGTTAAACTTCCCAATCAAGTATTGTTTGGATTTGGTATTGTGACCATATCTACGGGTCGTTTGATAGTAGCTATAACTGATTCATATCTCATCGTTGTTTTGGCATTTGCTTTGATTGGTTTTGGAAAGGGTTTCCGTACTATATTTTCACCCTTGATTATACCAAGCTATGTACCGCTAAAACGTTTACCAGCTGCATCTGGATTGCAATTGATTTTTCATACCATTACGTATTTCTTATTGGGTCCTTTGTTGG GGTTAATGACCGACAATTTTGGCTATGGTTACACAATTCACGGCATCAATTCGTTATCCTGTTTCGCTTTAGTAGTTTGGGTTTTTGAATTTATGCTGAGAAGACGCCATCAAAAAAGCTCCAAATGA